One genomic window of Helicobacter canis includes the following:
- a CDS encoding glycosyltransferase 87 family protein, protein MSKHLANFTNTINALIKRYPKTSFVLFALIIARAAYLSFGAATLGEWASLDMQWYPTKQLFGLGEFEQAINPYIAYLNGDVFLANGPNYMPLMYYVMFPFGLLEWEGAKIAFALCNIALFCGVIALFIRYGINRAFVYGVAILAVLGYCFGNVIGNAQSAIMIGFFIALAYCFRHKPIVLSIALAFVCIKHSFGLPLMLGFFLAGYKREVIAAGVLVALVVCAFSLQTHTSPIDTLRLLSQVNAAHYASGSALGGPSDLFSLSQKLFHNPISPISLIILAIYASFVWIVYVYKPEQGAIISASIVLALFTLPHLGYDSYMLFLALLIAKDSYKAFSLPMLALLTLTLFIYRGQTLKPYIDSLSATIMQLLNGGGQHTIQETHWAMNMGVPFCIAMCVGFALVFYLLLLYARKS, encoded by the coding sequence ATGTCTAAACACCTAGCAAATTTCACCAACACTATCAATGCGCTTATCAAGCGATACCCCAAGACTAGCTTTGTGCTTTTTGCACTTATTATCGCGCGTGCTGCGTATCTTAGCTTTGGCGCAGCGACACTTGGGGAGTGGGCATCACTTGATATGCAGTGGTATCCCACAAAGCAGCTCTTTGGCTTAGGGGAGTTTGAGCAAGCTATAAACCCCTATATCGCTTATCTTAATGGCGATGTATTCCTAGCAAATGGACCTAATTATATGCCCTTGATGTATTATGTGATGTTTCCCTTTGGCTTGCTGGAGTGGGAGGGAGCAAAGATCGCCTTTGCTTTGTGTAATATCGCGCTATTTTGTGGGGTGATTGCTCTTTTTATACGCTATGGGATAAATCGCGCCTTTGTCTATGGCGTGGCTATACTTGCGGTGCTGGGCTATTGCTTTGGCAATGTGATTGGCAATGCCCAAAGCGCGATTATGATAGGCTTTTTCATAGCCCTAGCCTACTGCTTCCGCCATAAGCCCATTGTCCTAAGTATCGCCCTAGCTTTTGTGTGCATTAAGCATTCCTTTGGGCTGCCGCTTATGCTTGGATTTTTCCTAGCTGGATATAAAAGAGAGGTCATAGCAGCAGGCGTGCTAGTGGCTTTAGTGGTATGTGCCTTTAGCTTGCAGACGCACACAAGCCCCATAGACACCCTGCGCCTACTAAGCCAAGTCAATGCTGCTCACTATGCTAGCGGCAGCGCATTAGGCGGTCCTAGCGATCTTTTCTCGCTCTCACAAAAGCTCTTTCATAATCCCATAAGCCCCATAAGCCTTATAATCCTAGCCATTTATGCAAGCTTTGTGTGGATTGTCTATGTGTATAAGCCAGAGCAAGGAGCGATCATTAGCGCGAGTATCGTGCTTGCACTCTTCACCCTGCCTCACCTAGGCTATGATAGCTATATGCTCTTTCTCGCCCTGCTTATCGCTAAAGACTCTTACAAAGCATTCAGCCTGCCTATGCTAGCTCTTTTGACTCTCACGCTCTTCATCTACCGGGGGCAAACGCTTAAGCCCTATATCGACTCCCTAAGCGCGACAATTATGCAATTATTGAATGGGGGGGGGCAGCACACAATACAAGAAACCCACTGGGCTATGAATATGGGCGTGCCATTTTGTATCGCTATGTGTGTGGGATTTGCCCTTGTGTTTTACCTACTCTTGCTTTATGCACGCAAAAGCTAG
- a CDS encoding EamA family transporter, producing the protein MIAFIPLILFSVLLNATAQLLLKRGMSELGELSLSLSFILKGVLNPFILGGLAIYAISIVSWLIVLARVNVSIAYPFLSLGFIFSAVVAYFAFGEPLTLQKILGIALICAGLVFLTFSRG; encoded by the coding sequence ATGATCGCCTTCATCCCTCTCATTCTTTTTTCTGTCCTACTCAATGCCACAGCCCAGCTGCTATTAAAGCGCGGTATGAGCGAGCTTGGCGAGCTAAGTCTAAGCCTTAGCTTTATCCTAAAAGGCGTGCTAAATCCCTTTATCCTAGGGGGCTTGGCGATTTATGCCATTAGCATTGTTAGCTGGCTTATCGTGCTAGCACGCGTGAATGTCTCTATCGCCTATCCTTTCCTTAGCTTGGGCTTTATTTTTTCCGCAGTGGTGGCGTATTTCGCCTTTGGCGAGCCGCTCACTTTGCAAAAGATCCTAGGCATTGCGCTTATTTGCGCTGGGCTTGTGTTTTTGACTTTTAGCAGGGGGTAG
- the rpsR gene encoding 30S ribosomal protein S18: MERKKYSKRYCKYTEAKIEFIDYKDIDMLKHSLSERYKIMPRRLTGNTKKWQERVEVAIKRARHMALIPYVIDHKKVVENPFKL, encoded by the coding sequence ATGGAAAGAAAAAAATACTCAAAACGATACTGCAAATACACAGAGGCAAAGATCGAGTTTATTGATTATAAAGACATCGATATGCTTAAGCACTCTCTATCAGAGCGATACAAGATTATGCCGCGCCGCCTAACAGGCAACACAAAAAAGTGGCAAGAGCGAGTCGAAGTAGCGATCAAACGCGCCAGACATATGGCTCTAATCCCCTATGTCATCGACCACAAAAAAGTCGTAGAAAATCCTTTCAAGCTCTAG
- the rpsF gene encoding 30S ribosomal protein S6 has translation MKRYETMFILKPTLTEKEIRQKIDFYKDVITKNGGSIETCLDMGMRNLAYEIKKHKRGYYFVIYFTTQPQSILELERLYRINEDILRFIVIKYESKKEQKQWQALVDRANKKPEPKAKKPESSVDANADSSPSPESSAEQAQ, from the coding sequence ATGAAGCGTTATGAGACGATGTTTATCCTAAAGCCCACACTGACAGAAAAAGAGATTAGACAAAAAATCGACTTCTACAAAGATGTCATCACCAAAAATGGCGGTAGTATCGAGACTTGCTTAGATATGGGTATGCGCAATCTCGCCTATGAAATTAAAAAGCACAAGAGAGGCTACTACTTTGTCATCTACTTTACCACACAGCCGCAATCTATCCTAGAGCTTGAGCGACTCTATCGTATCAATGAAGACATTTTGCGCTTTATTGTGATCAAGTATGAGAGCAAAAAGGAGCAAAAGCAGTGGCAAGCCCTTGTCGATAGGGCAAACAAAAAGCCAGAGCCAAAGGCTAAAAAGCCAGAATCTAGCGTAGATGCAAACGCGGATTCTAGCCCAAGCCCAGAATCCAGCGCAGAGCAAGCGCAGTAG
- a CDS encoding CDP-glycerol glycerophosphotransferase family protein, with product MRKRDTHTLVFYSEGKQYHNVFSPILLALDQFDYPYTYLTSSQEDYDLYHISPPKNPNATFAYIGDSNSNAAIAQLNSLKADLVVMTTPQLDVLQIKRSKGVKHYCHIIHSLPHIDIYEIFALDYFDSVLTNSPIHTDFIRQVESKRALKHKQVIITGCTYLDVLAQKLQDYRHSQEKFAFFPQQKATQNHNQKVDSSQSPKAALESTFSKDSACGLESQSGDETSLNLLESTFATSAQLESKKAYPLESSATTTTPTAPTILIAPTILIAPSWGREALLSKYGFAIIKPFINTRFQLIIRPHPQSYLSETSILQELQERTKHCKNIVWDSNRDNIYALDAADVMIGDFSGVLFDFVCLFEKPVLTPEFRFCNIGYDLEDIYPTPWVQSALPRIGRQFHPKDLHHLPTIIESMLSDKDSMQESLRAMKQELWHFQGSGGEQSAQALLAIESQILESSLGHNLPLHKRILAIQKILATPALESSTQVSLDPIPLSAHQAKVSKAHKLNKQGA from the coding sequence TTGCGCAAGCGCGATACCCACACGCTTGTCTTTTATAGCGAGGGTAAGCAATACCACAATGTCTTCTCGCCCATTCTTCTTGCCCTAGATCAATTTGACTATCCCTACACCTATCTCACCTCATCACAAGAAGACTACGATCTCTACCACATTAGCCCACCCAAAAATCCAAATGCCACATTTGCCTACATAGGCGATAGCAATAGCAACGCCGCCATAGCCCAGCTAAACAGCCTAAAAGCCGATCTAGTCGTGATGACTACCCCGCAGCTAGATGTGCTGCAAATCAAGCGCAGCAAGGGTGTCAAGCACTACTGCCACATTATCCACTCGCTTCCACATATCGATATTTATGAGATTTTCGCGCTAGATTATTTTGATAGTGTTTTGACAAACTCCCCTATACACACGGATTTTATCCGCCAAGTAGAATCTAAACGCGCCCTTAAACACAAGCAAGTCATCATCACAGGCTGCACCTACCTAGATGTCCTAGCCCAAAAGCTCCAAGACTATCGACACTCACAAGAAAAATTCGCCTTTTTCCCACAGCAAAAAGCCACCCAAAACCATAATCAAAAAGTGGATTCTAGCCAAAGCCCCAAAGCCGCCCTAGAATCCACTTTTTCAAAGGATTCAGCTTGCGGGCTAGAATCCCAAAGCGGTGATGAAACAAGCCTAAATCTCCTAGAATCCACTTTTGCCACGAGTGCCCAACTAGAGAGCAAAAAGGCATACCCCCTAGAATCTAGCGCGACCACAACTACCCCCACCGCTCCCACTATCCTTATCGCTCCCACTATCCTTATTGCTCCTTCTTGGGGGCGTGAAGCCCTGCTTAGTAAATATGGCTTTGCTATCATAAAGCCCTTTATCAATACAAGATTCCAGCTCATTATCCGCCCCCACCCACAAAGCTACCTAAGCGAGACTAGCATTTTGCAAGAGCTACAAGAGCGCACCAAGCATTGTAAAAATATCGTATGGGATAGCAATAGAGATAATATCTATGCACTAGATGCTGCTGATGTGATGATTGGGGATTTTTCTGGGGTGTTGTTTGACTTTGTGTGCTTGTTTGAAAAGCCCGTGCTAACGCCAGAATTTCGCTTCTGCAACATCGGCTATGATTTAGAAGACATCTACCCTACTCCGTGGGTGCAAAGCGCGCTGCCTCGCATAGGCAGGCAATTCCACCCAAAAGATCTCCACCACCTCCCCACAATCATAGAATCTATGCTTAGTGATAAAGACTCTATGCAAGAAAGCTTGCGAGCGATGAAGCAAGAATTGTGGCATTTCCAAGGAAGCGGAGGTGAGCAGAGTGCGCAGGCATTGCTTGCGATAGAAAGCCAGATCCTAGAATCCAGCCTAGGACACAATCTCCCCTTACACAAAAGAATCCTAGCCATACAAAAGATCCTAGCCACACCAGCCCTAGAATCTAGCACACAAGTAAGCTTAGATCCTATCCCCCTCTCCGCACACCAAGCCAAAGTATCCAAAGCACATAAGCTTAATAAGCAAGGAGCATAG
- a CDS encoding MqnA/MqnD/SBP family protein, translated as MRFGKIQYLNLLPFDVFVKSYPTTTRFKSAAFANRSYPSKLNQSFLFHRIDAGFISTIAGATAHRKHKATQAGIIAKGAVWSVLSLESNGDSALLKKHRLSPSDSLVLGSHSLESTFSKVDSRVDCHAAAHAAARNDNKTAQSKNADSSPQAQSPRKDYQSDTSNALSTVLNLHGRVLIGDRALQYRFNGGKAIDMGQVWWEKHRLPFVFGRLCYNSYGEFYNNIARAFVKKRVKIPHYILQARAKACGIPPHYIREYLAHIHYHIHAKERVGLERFYRALRLKAIKPPSRIYPRNVDSSKCTPNTPYKGSSNV; from the coding sequence ATGCGATTTGGCAAGATTCAGTATCTCAATCTCCTGCCCTTTGATGTGTTTGTGAAATCCTACCCCACCACCACTCGCTTCAAAAGCGCAGCCTTTGCCAATCGCTCCTATCCCTCAAAGCTCAATCAGTCCTTTTTGTTTCACCGCATTGATGCGGGCTTCATCTCTACTATCGCTGGAGCTACCGCCCACCGCAAGCACAAAGCCACGCAAGCAGGTATCATCGCAAAAGGTGCGGTATGGAGTGTGCTAAGCCTAGAATCAAACGGGGATTCGGCTTTACTAAAGAAACATCGGCTATCGCCGAGCGATTCGCTTGTTTTGGGTAGTCATTCCCTAGAATCCACTTTTTCAAAAGTGGATTCTAGGGTGGATTGCCACGCCGCAGCTCACGCAGCGGCTCGCAATGACAATAAAACAGCCCAAAGTAAAAACGCGGATTCTAGCCCACAAGCCCAATCGCCACGCAAAGACTATCAGTCTGACACTTCCAACGCCCTAAGCACCGTGCTAAACTTACACGGACGCGTGCTTATCGGCGATCGCGCCTTACAATATCGCTTCAATGGCGGCAAGGCTATTGATATGGGGCAAGTGTGGTGGGAGAAGCATCGCCTGCCCTTTGTCTTTGGCAGGCTCTGCTACAACAGCTATGGAGAGTTCTACAACAATATCGCGCGCGCCTTTGTGAAAAAGCGCGTTAAAATCCCGCACTACATCTTGCAAGCACGCGCCAAAGCCTGCGGTATCCCGCCTCACTATATCCGCGAGTATTTAGCCCATATCCACTACCATATCCACGCTAAAGAGCGCGTAGGATTGGAGCGATTTTATCGAGCATTACGGCTAAAGGCGATCAAGCCCCCAAGTAGGATCTACCCGCGCAATGTGGATTCTAGTAAATGCACACCAAATACGCCCTACAAAGGCAGCTCTAATGTATAA
- a CDS encoding NAD(P)-dependent oxidoreductase, producing MRYIVLGGSGFVGSYTIAALAESMANSRIQKAEIFCLDRVPNPALDAFSTFVPCDLLQGFDFALDSSDIIIHLAARAYAPKPPLKPFGLKALKQYFYEVNVAGTQALLTSMLESKASKLIYFSTDMVYGTPAYLPVDSRHKRTPFGYYGASKVQAEDLIVSAREQGINASIFRPRIIVGAGRYGILTKLFALISHSLPVPLIGDGSNCYQMISVQDCAQAIICAIEKSFPNNAYNLGSHNPPTIKALLSDLITQAGSKSLLIPTHAGSVKLALSVLETLGVPLMYKEQYAIADCQYIVDISSTQAELGWSPQYSDSDMLLAAYKQYLHTKP from the coding sequence ATGCGCTATATTGTCCTTGGTGGGAGCGGATTTGTGGGCTCCTATACGATTGCCGCCCTTGCAGAGTCTATGGCTAACAGCCGCATACAAAAGGCAGAGATTTTCTGCCTAGATCGCGTGCCAAACCCAGCCCTAGATGCTTTCAGCACCTTTGTGCCTTGCGATTTGCTGCAAGGCTTTGATTTCGCGCTAGATTCTAGCGACATTATTATCCACCTAGCCGCTAGAGCTTACGCGCCAAAGCCCCCTTTAAAGCCCTTTGGTCTAAAAGCCTTAAAGCAGTATTTCTATGAAGTCAATGTCGCTGGCACGCAAGCCCTGCTTACATCAATGCTAGAATCTAAGGCAAGCAAGCTTATCTACTTTAGCACCGATATGGTCTATGGCACGCCTGCTTACTTGCCTGTGGATTCTAGGCACAAACGCACGCCCTTTGGCTACTATGGCGCGAGCAAGGTGCAAGCAGAGGACCTAATCGTATCTGCAAGAGAGCAGGGCATAAATGCAAGCATTTTCCGCCCTAGGATCATCGTAGGAGCCGGGCGGTATGGGATACTGACTAAGCTTTTTGCGCTTATTTCCCACTCTTTGCCCGTGCCACTTATCGGCGATGGCAGCAACTGCTATCAAATGATTAGCGTGCAAGACTGCGCCCAAGCCATCATCTGCGCCATAGAAAAAAGCTTCCCCAACAACGCCTACAACCTAGGCTCGCACAATCCCCCCACGATCAAAGCCCTTTTAAGCGATCTCATCACACAAGCAGGATCAAAAAGCTTGCTTATCCCCACCCACGCAGGCAGTGTGAAGCTAGCCCTAAGTGTGCTAGAGACTCTTGGAGTGCCGCTTATGTATAAAGAGCAATATGCCATAGCGGACTGCCAATACATTGTCGATATTAGCAGCACGCAAGCAGAGCTAGGGTGGAGTCCGCAGTATAGCGATAGCGATATGCTCCTAGCGGCGTATAAGCAGTATTTACACACCAAGCCATAA
- the holA gene encoding DNA polymerase III subunit delta encodes MYKKEFDALLRTHTPRACLLYGESEYLIESTIKRLLQANALEPKVFNFGEYALAPTLDILSQSSLFGDAQCVVLKLEKKPSDKEIKALLNALAHNPDHSLIVAFFRAESKTPSQYARDCKSLGAHFKHKDIYARKASDKSIDEKKNGVIEVRFFKPSPTEAKELLSQEARALGLSIAGNLLEPLLAMQGYDVALAKAELSKLALLDRAITQQDIAQLCYGLGSVEIGELLQTLFSRGDIARAFECMLDGGLSSELSLVGELEQYFYKIFLFGVYIRLHGKPDSKEILGYALPFQEANALSQRAMKIKEGVFVEIFSLLGAWRNGIMQGQKSISLRCLIKLQALVS; translated from the coding sequence ATGTATAAAAAAGAATTTGACGCTCTTTTGCGCACACACACACCGCGCGCGTGCCTACTCTATGGCGAGAGTGAATACCTCATAGAATCCACTATTAAAAGGCTTTTGCAAGCAAATGCCCTAGAGCCTAAAGTCTTTAACTTTGGAGAATATGCCCTAGCCCCCACGCTAGATATTTTGTCTCAAAGTAGTCTCTTTGGCGATGCGCAGTGCGTGGTGCTAAAGCTTGAGAAAAAGCCTAGTGATAAAGAAATCAAAGCTCTTTTAAACGCCCTAGCTCATAATCCTGACCACAGCCTAATCGTGGCGTTTTTCCGCGCTGAAAGCAAGACCCCTAGCCAATATGCACGCGATTGCAAAAGCCTAGGCGCGCATTTTAAGCATAAAGATATTTATGCGAGAAAAGCAAGTGACAAAAGCATTGATGAGAAGAAAAATGGCGTGATAGAAGTGCGCTTTTTCAAGCCAAGCCCCACTGAAGCAAAGGAGCTTTTATCCCAAGAGGCAAGGGCTTTGGGGCTTAGTATCGCTGGCAATTTACTAGAGCCGCTGCTTGCTATGCAAGGCTATGATGTCGCCCTAGCAAAAGCCGAGCTTAGTAAGCTTGCCTTGCTAGATCGCGCCATTACGCAGCAAGACATAGCCCAGCTGTGCTATGGGCTAGGGAGTGTGGAGATAGGAGAGCTTTTGCAAACGCTCTTTAGTAGGGGCGATATAGCAAGGGCGTTTGAGTGTATGCTAGATGGTGGGCTAAGTAGTGAGCTATCACTTGTAGGCGAGCTTGAGCAGTATTTTTATAAGATTTTTTTGTTTGGCGTGTATATCCGCTTGCACGGCAAGCCAGATAGCAAGGAGATTTTAGGCTATGCCCTGCCATTTCAAGAGGCAAACGCTCTCTCCCAGCGCGCGATGAAGATTAAAGAGGGGGTGTTTGTAGAGATTTTTAGCCTGCTAGGTGCGTGGCGCAATGGTATTATGCAAGGGCAGAAGTCCATATCCCTGCGCTGCTTAATCAAATTGCAAGCTTTAGTAAGCTAG
- a CDS encoding single-stranded DNA-binding protein: MFNKVIIVGNLTRDVEKRYLPSGTAISTFGLASTHRFNKQDGSKAEETCFVDVKIFGRSAEVAEQYLHKGSRVLIEGRLVYESWVDQNGAKRSKHSILCESMKMLDRKGDSQGGSEYGEQNQGYYNQAPSQGYTNQPYPNQSYSQPQSQFQSKPYQQAPQGQSNGNGYEQNIPSIDINDDDIPF, encoded by the coding sequence ATGTTTAACAAAGTCATCATCGTAGGCAATCTCACCCGCGATGTAGAGAAGCGTTATCTGCCATCAGGCACGGCGATTTCGACCTTTGGTCTTGCTAGCACACATCGCTTCAACAAGCAAGATGGCAGTAAGGCAGAGGAGACTTGCTTTGTTGATGTGAAGATATTTGGTCGCTCTGCAGAAGTAGCAGAGCAGTATCTCCACAAAGGCAGCAGGGTGCTGATTGAAGGGCGGCTTGTGTATGAGAGCTGGGTGGATCAAAATGGCGCGAAGCGGTCTAAGCACTCAATTTTATGCGAGAGTATGAAAATGCTTGATAGAAAGGGAGACTCTCAAGGCGGGAGTGAGTATGGAGAGCAAAATCAAGGCTACTACAACCAAGCCCCAAGCCAAGGCTACACCAATCAGCCCTACCCCAATCAATCCTACTCGCAGCCACAAAGCCAATTTCAAAGCAAGCCCTATCAGCAAGCACCACAGGGACAGAGCAACGGAAACGGATATGAGCAAAATATCCCAAGCATTGACATCAATGATGATGATATACCATTCTAG
- a CDS encoding glycosyltransferase family 39 protein, with translation MNPQKFSLRESIVLYGILLGCFAVFCYMDWRYVDVEFLGLARGDEMEHFLELQSIYNGFITLNIKKIFTIGAYNYGFPYYMLNLLAALPFIITENYPLQIYAPRVLNALFSIANLWLLYKIARMYLSARLCVIVIGIFIAMSGFWHQGYIYKPDVFQGFFVLACAYYLLRDNFSFGKHYTLAWIALGLGMGVAKFQAILFIPMIYAYIFLCVREQGFWRSVKRAIVASFGVFAIWILTNPYLLHPRGFNAWYAMFEGNMNSNATNHGAYTQVSLGDKLAMIDFYYFEIIVFIVLLAVVAYYCFIAGKQAFLAPKQAKRCGRELAGFFRKPTPKSNQVSLLPFAPIAAGFLVSLIYLLFFVNKAWEAYYFSSIALAILVLSTLGTLRVSKLLGGGGSIACGAVCPNYRG, from the coding sequence ATGAACCCACAGAAATTTAGCCTTAGAGAATCTATCGTGCTATATGGCATTTTGCTTGGCTGCTTTGCGGTCTTTTGCTATATGGATTGGCGGTATGTCGATGTGGAGTTTCTAGGGCTCGCTAGAGGCGATGAAATGGAGCATTTTTTAGAGTTACAAAGTATTTATAATGGCTTTATCACGCTTAATATCAAAAAGATTTTCACCATTGGTGCATACAACTACGGCTTCCCCTACTATATGCTAAATCTCCTTGCTGCCCTGCCCTTTATCATCACAGAAAATTACCCCTTGCAGATCTACGCCCCACGCGTGCTAAACGCGCTTTTTAGCATAGCCAATCTTTGGCTACTCTATAAAATAGCTAGAATGTATCTCTCTGCTAGGCTTTGCGTGATTGTCATTGGTATTTTTATCGCGATGAGTGGATTCTGGCACCAAGGCTATATTTATAAGCCAGATGTGTTTCAAGGCTTTTTCGTGCTTGCTTGTGCCTACTATCTCTTGCGCGATAATTTTAGCTTTGGCAAGCATTACACGCTTGCGTGGATCGCCCTTGGGCTAGGTATGGGAGTGGCGAAGTTTCAGGCGATTTTGTTTATCCCTATGATTTACGCCTATATTTTTCTATGTGTGCGAGAGCAGGGCTTTTGGCGCAGTGTCAAGCGCGCGATTGTAGCGAGCTTTGGGGTCTTTGCTATTTGGATTCTCACAAATCCCTATCTCCTGCACCCAAGAGGCTTTAATGCGTGGTATGCAATGTTTGAAGGCAATATGAACTCTAATGCCACTAATCACGGCGCATATACGCAAGTGTCTTTAGGCGATAAGCTTGCGATGATTGATTTTTACTACTTTGAAATCATTGTGTTTATCGTGCTGCTTGCCGTTGTGGCGTATTATTGCTTCATCGCTGGCAAGCAGGCGTTTTTAGCCCCAAAACAAGCGAAGCGGTGCGGGCGTGAGCTCGCAGGTTTCTTTAGAAAGCCAACGCCCAAATCAAACCAAGTCTCACTACTCCCATTTGCGCCCATTGCCGCTGGCTTCCTAGTCTCTCTTATTTACCTGCTCTTTTTTGTCAATAAAGCGTGGGAAGCCTACTACTTTAGCTCCATAGCTCTTGCTATCCTTGTGCTAAGCACACTTGGCACACTGCGTGTGTCAAAGCTTCTAGGGGGGGGGGGCAGTATTGCTTGCGGTGCTGTTTGTCCAAATTATCGGGGCTAG
- a CDS encoding DUF6056 family protein has translation MPPPPRFSQIALAFGIFLFLYALNALFPPQSDDLGRGLGLLQGAISVYMNWLGRLGELLAAGFGSYFATTPYFAPLNALVGTYVIYALFFVIFGRKPNDTLQDLGTIALILFILMVDGSSSFGGIFIVVFGAFNYLLAYMLIFSFLIPYRILLSYILGERATPPKLSLLCTLGLFVLGVLAGWSSEFIIVAIAFLLGLLVYMLYKREAIPAWYVLGIAGLVVGFLIVFLAPGALKRIAVFRELGIPFHSFSELLAMSLGELKEWLKYVYQKANIFLTLSIILASALYLLESTFSKAQKLLFIALVAIAALILRQHTSGAFFLLALAWAWYLSFLAHKQNKLALRNMLLCVGFCFFAVFMYKSANIQMGWLPKRTSLPFTLLHIAMVLAFLHYLISRYPHWRKPIATLGIASCIAYGSFVLIAYVDMRIKWHTMLSSIATQKALGQDEVIVDSASFASYYKGYGDFGNPGEDPQVWPNNTYANYFGVKSFTAKPMRP, from the coding sequence TTGCCCCCCCCCCCCCGTTTTAGCCAAATCGCGCTAGCCTTTGGCATTTTCCTCTTTCTCTATGCTTTAAACGCGCTCTTTCCACCGCAAAGTGATGACCTAGGCAGAGGCTTAGGACTCTTGCAAGGTGCTATTAGCGTGTATATGAATTGGCTAGGGCGTTTGGGCGAGCTACTAGCAGCAGGCTTTGGCAGCTACTTTGCCACCACGCCCTACTTCGCCCCGCTAAACGCGCTTGTAGGCACTTATGTGATCTACGCGCTTTTCTTTGTGATCTTTGGTAGAAAGCCCAATGATACCCTGCAAGATCTAGGCACTATCGCGCTTATACTCTTTATCCTTATGGTCGATGGCTCTTCATCATTTGGCGGGATTTTTATCGTAGTCTTTGGGGCGTTTAATTACCTCTTAGCATATATGCTTATCTTTAGCTTCCTTATCCCTTATAGAATCTTGCTTAGCTACATTCTAGGCGAGCGAGCCACCCCGCCCAAGCTCTCACTGCTCTGCACGCTAGGGCTATTTGTGCTAGGGGTTCTTGCTGGCTGGAGTAGTGAGTTTATCATCGTGGCTATTGCCTTTTTGCTAGGACTATTAGTATATATGCTCTATAAAAGAGAGGCGATACCTGCGTGGTATGTGCTTGGGATCGCTGGGCTTGTGGTTGGGTTTCTCATCGTTTTCCTAGCTCCGGGGGCGTTAAAGCGTATCGCAGTATTTAGGGAGCTTGGCATACCCTTTCATAGCTTTAGCGAGCTGCTTGCTATGAGTCTAGGCGAGCTAAAGGAGTGGCTAAAATATGTCTATCAAAAGGCAAATATTTTTCTCACACTAAGCATTATCCTAGCAAGCGCGCTCTATCTACTAGAATCCACTTTTAGTAAGGCTCAAAAGCTGCTTTTCATCGCTCTTGTAGCTATCGCCGCGCTCATCTTGCGCCAGCACACAAGCGGGGCATTTTTCCTGCTAGCTCTTGCGTGGGCGTGGTATTTAAGCTTCCTAGCACACAAGCAAAATAAGCTTGCTTTGCGTAATATGCTTTTGTGTGTGGGCTTTTGCTTTTTTGCTGTGTTTATGTATAAAAGTGCCAATATCCAAATGGGCTGGCTGCCTAAGCGCACTTCGCTGCCTTTTACACTTTTGCATATCGCTATGGTGCTGGCGTTTTTACACTATCTTATCTCGCGCTATCCGCATTGGCGTAAGCCCATAGCGACACTAGGGATTGCAAGCTGTATAGCTTATGGGAGCTTCGTGCTTATCGCCTATGTGGATATGCGGATCAAATGGCACACTATGCTTTCCTCAATCGCCACGCAAAAGGCATTAGGGCAAGATGAAGTCATAGTGGATTCTGCGAGCTTTGCCTCCTACTACAAGGGCTATGGCGACTTTGGCAATCCGGGCGAAGATCCACAAGTGTGGCCCAACAACACCTATGCGAATTATTTTGGGGTCAAAAGCTTCACTGCCAAGCCTATGCGCCCATAA